Proteins encoded within one genomic window of Arachis ipaensis cultivar K30076 chromosome B08, Araip1.1, whole genome shotgun sequence:
- the LOC107613795 gene encoding uncharacterized protein LOC107613795, with product MRRPSPRQFDCVRRGWHSERHQPLRGTLIQEIFRVVDEIHGSATKKNKEYQEKLPIVVLKAEEILYSKANSQHEYMDFRTVLARTNEAIDTIIRRDEITETGNGNGKYLQPCIEAALNLGCSLTRTPRSQRNKPRCYLSHSKEQAPNVIHHTPQNFNTRDNATKPYHVSKNAGPTNTTATSSSNKKQCLSPHPPRLSSVYPLYYHGNNNIRLEESQHGFKASHKSNAKDFGPPVMGVAQKLVANGDPVQTTPCANKCDLSLRLGLGPINSTSF from the exons ATGAGAAGACCAAGCCCCAGGCAGTTTGATTGTGTGAGAAGAGGTTGGCACAGTGAAAGACACCAACCTCTTAGAGGAACTCTCATTCAAGAAATTTTCAG ggTGGTTGATGAGATACATGGCTCTGCCACTAAGAAGAACAAAGAGTACCAAGAAAAGCTCCCTATTGTTGTTCTCAAAGCTGAAGAGATTTTGTACTCTAAAGCCAACTCTCAG CACGAATACATGGACTTCAGAACAGTTTTGGCTAGAACTAATGAAGCCATTGACACAATAATCCGACGAGATGAGATTACAGAAACTGGAAATGGAAATGGAAAGTATTTGCAACCTTGCATTGAAG CTGCTTTAAATTTGGGATGCTCCCTAACTAGAACTCCAAGGAGTCAAAGAAACAAGCCAAGGTGTTATCTTAGTCATAGCAAAGAACAAGCTCCCAATGTTATTCATCACACACCACAAAACTTTAATACAAGGGATAATGCAACAAAACCATATCATGTGTCTAAGAATGCTGGTCCAACAAACACAACAGCAACTAGTAGCAGCAATAAGAAACAGTGTTTGTCGCCGCATCCACCAAGGTTGTCTTCAGTTTATCCCCTTTATTACCATGGAAACAACAACATTCGTTTGGAAGAGTCCCAACATGGTTTCAAAGCCTCACATAAATCAAATGCTAAGGATTTCGGACCTCCAGTTATGGGTGTTGCTCAGAAACTTGTGGCTAATGGTGATCCTGTTCAAACCACGCCGTGCGCAAACAAGTGTGATCTTTCATTGAGGTTAGGCTTAGGCCCCATCAATAGTACTAGCTTTTAG
- the LOC107613796 gene encoding uncharacterized protein LOC107613796: MSEQASGDSACTVLVALIAHWLHSNHNMPTMSQFDHLITQGSSEWRKLCRSDYYLNLFPDKHFDLETVLEANLRPIIVVPQESYTGFFSPEKFQCLKGAMSFDQIWDEIRTKVDENHNKPRIYIVSWNDHFFVLKVEKDAYYVIDSLGERLYEGCQQAFILKFDESSVMYGASRGNIVGGSGGNGSGRRFEAVCHGKECCKGFIKRFLAAIPVRQLEKEEKKGNVSNPFLHRQLQIDFHYSTISSTSSAIRH, encoded by the exons ATGAGTGAACAAGCCTCTGGCGACAGTGCTTGCACAGTGTTAGTTGCCCTCATAGCACACTGGCTCCACTCCAACCACAACATGCCAACAATGTCCCAATTTGACCACCTCATCACACAAG GTTCCTCTGAATGGAGAAAACTATGCAGGAGTGATTACTACTTGAATCTATTCCCTGACAAGCATTTTGACCTTGAGACAGTCCTAGAGGCCAATTTGAGACCCATAATTGTTGTACCACAAGAATCATATACAGGTTTTTTCTCCCCAGAGAAGTTCCAATGCTTGAAAGGTGCTATGTCCTTTGACCAAATTTGGGATGAGATAAGAACCAAGGTGGATGAAAATCATAACAAGCCAAGAATATACATAGTGAGTTGGAATGACCATTTCTTTGTTCTAAAGGTAGAAAAGGATGCTTACTATGTCATTGATTCATTGGGGGAAAGGCTCTATGAAGGGTGCCAACAAGCATTCATATTGAAGTTTGATGAATCTAGTGTTATGTATGGTGCTTCAAGGGGAAACATTGTTGGCGGCAGCGGCGGCAATGGTAGTGGCAGAAGATTCGAGGCGGTTTGCCATGGAAAAGAGTGTTGTAAAGGGTTCATCAAGAGGTTTCTTGCTGCTATACCAGTTAGGCAACtagagaaggaagagaagaaaggGAATGTTTCAAATCCATTTCTTCACAGGCAATTGCAGATTGACTTCCATTATAGCACCATTTCATCAACTTCTTCTGCTATTAGGCATTAA